In the genome of Metabacillus litoralis, the window TAGCTGGATAATATCCTTCTGGTGGCTGATCCGTTGAAACCCCTATTGAGTTTTTAAGCGGTAGTAGCTCTTTGGCTGGCCGAAGAATTTGGTAATCTGCAACTGAGTAGGCTTCTGTTAAGTTGTATGTTTTTTTACCCTGTTCAAGTGATTGTTGTAATATTTCAGGTGGTGTCAGTACGTTTTCTCTAATTTGACCGATTTCGTAAGTCTGATATGTCATCCCTTCGTTCCATGAGAAAAAACCTGACATTTTTGCGCTTGTAATACCTCCTGCAAAGAAAAGGACAAGAACTGCCGAAGCAACTGATAACTGAATTTTATTCAACCTCCACCATCTCTTAGGTGCTACTTTGCTGAATATCCGTTCTTCTAGATGCTCTGGAGGAGTACTATGCAATTTAACGTGATTCATAGCATTAAGTAATTCTTTTTCGGTAGATTTCATATCCGTCACTTTCCTTTCTACTATTTTCACTTTCTATTAACACACGCAATTTTTTTAATCCTAAATGAATGCGAGATTTCACAGTACCTACAGGAATCTTGAGGATAATGGCTATTTCTTCTTGTGTTAAATCCTGATAATATTTTAAAACTAAAACCGATTTTAATTTGTGTGGTAACTTTTCTAGAAAATACAAAGAATCCAGCGAGTGTTCATCGTAGTTTTCCTCAACCTTTATTGAGTCTACATGATATTGTTCTTCTACTTCGTTTTTAAAAAGGCGCATCCATTTTTGCTTTCTTAAAATATTATTGGCAACATTTATAACAATTCGATACATCCAAGTGTCAAAGGCAAACTCTTCTTTATATAAATGATGTTTAGAAAAGATGCGTATAAAAGCTTCTTGAGTGATATCTTCTGCTAGACTGTGGTTATTTGTATAAATAAGTGCAATATCATATACTTTCTTTTTATAAAGATTATAGATTTTATGAAAAGCTAGTTGATCTCCTTCTCTAAAATTTTGATATAAATTTTCCATCTCACTCACCTCCTATAAGTAATACACCCTGATCAATCAAATTCGTTCACTAATTTTAAAATAAATGATGAGTTAAGCATGATATACGTTCCTATTGGTCTCACACTAGTTGAGGTAATTATATAACAAATCCTGCCAATTTCTTGATAAAGGATAAAAGTGAATGGAAGGATTTTTAATATAGCCTTCTAATATGGTATAAAT includes:
- a CDS encoding RNA polymerase sigma factor; the encoded protein is MENLYQNFREGDQLAFHKIYNLYKKKVYDIALIYTNNHSLAEDITQEAFIRIFSKHHLYKEEFAFDTWMYRIVINVANNILRKQKWMRLFKNEVEEQYHVDSIKVEENYDEHSLDSLYFLEKLPHKLKSVLVLKYYQDLTQEEIAIILKIPVGTVKSRIHLGLKKLRVLIESENSRKESDGYEIYRKRIT